Genomic DNA from Amycolatopsis alba DSM 44262:
GATGCTCAACGTCGCGTTCGTCGGGTGGTGGTGGCTCGGGGTGAGGTAGAGCAGGTCGACGCCGTCGAGGGTCTCCGGCGGGCGCAGACCGCTCTGATCGACGTCGACGCCACGCAACCCGGCTCCGGTGCGCAGGAAGATGTGCCGGGCGTCGAGGTAGCCAGGGTTCTCCATCGCCACGACGCTGTCGGGCCCGAGCAGTGCGCGGCCCAGCAGGTCCAGCCCCTGCTGGGAGCCGACGGTGATCAGCACCTCGGACGGATCGGCCTCGATCCCCCGTGCCGTGAGCAGCTGACGGCAGATCTGGTCGACCAGCATCGGGTCGTCGGAACCGACACTGTCCTGCAGGCTCGGGAACACGTGCGGCCGGTACAGGGCGTCACGCAGGCAGCGTGTCCACGACCGCGCCGGGAAGGCGGTGACGTCCACCTGCCCGGCGAGGAACGGGTACGGGTAGGTGTGCCAGTCCGGGCGCTTCTCGATATGCGGCACCCCGGCGTCCGGATACCGGCGCACACGGGCGCTCCAATCGATGGCCGGGCTCGTGTCGCGCTCCTGCACCGCGCAGTGCGGCCGCATCTCCGCGTTGATGAACAGCCCGCTGCGCTCCCGGCTCTCCACGAACCCCTCGGCGACCAGCTCCTGGTAGGCGAGGTTGATGGTGTTGCGGGACACGCTGAGCTCGGCGGCCAGCTCGCGCGAACTCGGCAGCCGGTGGGCCGGGTCGAACGTGCCGATCGCGATGCCGTGCTCGATGGCGCGCCGCACCTGCCGGTAGAGCGGTTCGGCGGACGTCCGGTCGATTTCGATCAACGTTCGCGGCAACGGCACCTCCCTCACGGCGACGGGCCGGGATCTGAACCTAGCCGCAGATCCCGGCCCGCACCACCTAGCCGAACGCGACCGAGTCGATCCCGAGCGCCTCTCCGACCGGCGCGGACGTCAGCCGCCCGTCCACCGTGCTGACCCCGCCGCGCAGCTCCGGGCACCGCGCGACGGCGCCGGACAGACCGTGGTTCGCCAGCTCCAGCGCGTAGGGCAGCGTGACGTTCGTCAGCGCGTACGTCGAGGTGTGTGGGACCGCGCCGGGCATGTTGGCGACGCAGTAGAACACCGAGCCGTGCACAGCGAACGTCGGTTCCGCGTGCGTCGTCGGCCGCGTGTCCTCGAAGCAGCCGCCCTGGTCGACGGAGATGTCGACGAGCACGCTGCCCTGCTTCATCCGGGACACGAGCTCGTTCGACACCAGGCTCGGCGCCTTGGCGCCCGGTACGAGCACCGCGCCGATCACGAGATCCGCTTCGAGCACGGCCTCTTCGATCGAGTAGGCGTTCGCCGCGGCGGTGCGGATCCGGCCCTGATACATCCGGTCGGCGGCACGGAGCTTGTCGACGTTCTTGTCGAACAGGACGACGTCGGCCCAGGTCCCGGCCGCGCCGGCGACCGCGTTCATCCCCGCGACACCGGCGCCGAGCACGACCACCCGCGCCGGGGCCACCCCGGAGACGCCTCCGATGAGCACCCCGCGCCCGCCGTTGGCGCGCATCAGCGTCTGCGCGCCGACCTGCGGGGCCAGCCGCCCGGCGACCTCGCTCATCGGGAACAGCAGGGGCAGCGAACCGTTCGGCAGCTGCACCGTCTCGTAGGCCACCGACGTCGTACCCGCGTTCAGCAGCGCCCGCGTGCACGGCTCGCTCGCGGCGAGGTGCAGGTAGGTGAACAGCAGCTGGTCGCGCCGCAGGCGGTGGTACTCCTCGGCGACCGGTTCCTTGACCTTGAGCACGAGTTCGCCGGTCGCCCAGACGTCGTCGGCGCTGTCCAGCACCTTCGCCCCCGCCGCGGCGTAGTCCTCGTCGCGGATGGACGATCCTTCCCCGGCTCCGCGCTCGACGAACACTTCATGCCCGGCCGAGGTGAACTCGTGCACGCCCGCGGGCGTCACCGCGACCCGGTACTCGTGGTTCTTGACTTCACGAGGGACACCGATCTTCATCTCACGCTCCCGTCTGTTCCAAAGGCAATGACGCTGAGCGTGCGGCACGACTGGAACGGCCAGAAGTGCCAGAACCCGCGCGATCGACGGGTCCAGTTCGCGCGGAGTCGGCCGGCTGGTCGTGACGCTGCCCCTTTCGCGTCACGACCTCCGGGCTCCGGCGACCTAGACCGCGCTGCGGGATGTCCTGAAGGCCCCCTTCGGGACGTTGAACGTCTCGAAGGGGGCCTTCGAGACACGACGTCGAGTCACCGACCCCACGTCATTCTTCTGAATAGCTGGTCATAGCGGTGAGCTATGACCTCCTCGCCGCACACCGGCTACCGGCGCACCCCTGCCCGGTCCACAGTGGCCGGGTGGGAACCCTGGCCATGACCTCACTGGCGGCGGCGGCCGGGGTCGTCGCCCAGCGCCTCTCCGGCATGGGGCTTTCCCTGCTGTGCGTACCGTTCCTGGCGCTGACGCTGGGACCGCTCGACGCCGTCCGGCTCACCCTGCTGCTCGGCTTCCCGGTCTATCTCGCGGTCGCGATCACCCACTGGCGGGCGATCAGATGGGCGCAGGTCGCCTGGCTGACGGTGCCCGCGGTGGTGTTCACGCCGATCGTCGCGCTCGTGGTGCGCGACGCTCCCGCGCGTCCGCTGCTGCTCGCCGCAGGAGGCTGCTGCGTTCTCGCCGTCGGCGTCCTGGCGAGCGGCGTCACCAGCGGACGGCTGGCAGGCAGAACAGGTGCCGTCGGCGCGGGCGTCCTGAGCGCGGCGATGAACACCGTCGCCGGGCTCTCCGGCCCCGCCGTGGCGGTATACGGGGCGAGCGCGGGCTGGGGCGCGGACGAGACACGCGGGACGCTGTCGATCTACTTCTTCCTGCTCGGCCTGGTCGCGCTGCCCAGTCTCGGCTGGGTGGAGGTACCCGTGAGCGTGCTTCTCGCGGTCGCGGGCGCCGCTCTCGCCGGTGATCTGCTGGGGCGGGCGCTGAGCCGCCGGGTCGGCGAACGCTCCGTTCGGTGGTCCGTCCTTCTGCTTTCGGCGGCGGGTGGCGCGCTGACACTGGCGCACGCCGTCTGAACCAGAACGGTCTCGTGAGTGGCAAGGGTTGGTCTAACGCGCTTTACCACTTACGAGCCCAGCGGCCCGGTGTGCTCTGGCGGGAAGGCGGTGTTGCGAAAGCCACTTTCGCAACCTTCAAGGTTGCGAAAGTGGCTTTCGCGTCGCTGCCAAGTGGGGCCGCGTGCCTGGCGTCCCGTAGCGAGGGCCTCGTAAGTGGCAAGGGTCCGCTCTAACGCGCCTTACCACTCACGAGACCCGGAGCCGCCGCCAAGTCTCCCGCCGACGCCGCTGCGCGGCGGGGTCGGCCACCGGAGCGGCCGACAGCAGCCGGTGGGTGTACGGATGCACCGGATCGGTGAGCACCTCCTTCGTCGGTCCTTGCTCCACGACGTGGCCGCGGTGCATCACCGCGACCCGGTCGGCGAGCTGCTCGACGACGGCGAGGTCGTGGCTGATGAACAGGCACGCGAAACCGAGGTCGCGCTGCAAGGTCCGCAGGAGCTCGAGGATCCGGGCCTGGATGGTGACGTCGAGCGCGCTGGTCGGCTCGTCGGCCACCAGCAGGTCCGGGTCGAGCGCCAGCGCACGGGCGACGCACACCCGCTGGCGCTGCCCTCCCGACAGCTGGTGCGGATAGCGACCGCGCAGATCGGGGGAAAGCCGCACCGACTCGAAGAGCCCGGCGACCCGATCGTCCACTTCGGACCCGCGGTGGGTGCGGTGCAGCCGGATCGGGGTGGCCACGCTGTCCCCCACGGTCATCCGGGGGTTGAGCGAGGACAGCGGGTCCTGGAAGACCACGCCGATCCGGCGGCGCAGCGCCTTGGCGGATTTCCCTTTCGCGCGGGCGATGTCTGCGCCATCGATGCGGACCGAACCCGAGGTGGGCGGGATCAATCCCGTGACGGCACCGGCCACGGTGCTCTTCCCCGACCCCGACTCCCCGACGAGACCGAGGATCTCGCCGGGTTCCACGTGGAGGTTCACCCCGTCCGCCGCCCGGACCGCCATCGCCCGGAAGCGGCCGCGGTAGGTGACGGACAGGTCTTCCACCACCAGCAACGGCGCTTCCGCCGGGACGTCCGGCACCGACCGGGTGGCGGGATGGTCGGCCGCGGCGTGATGACCGCTCGACGCGACCGGTTCCGCCGCGAGCACCCGCTCGACCCCTTCCGTCACCGCGACGCCGAGCGAGACCACCGACCCGAGCAGCCGCCGGGTGTAGTCCTCGCGTGGTGCGCTGAACACCGCTTCGACGTCGTCCTGTTCGACGACCTGGCCGTCGTACATCACCACGACCCGGTCGGCGAGGTCGGCCACCACGCCCATGTCGTGGGTGATCAGCAGGATCGCCATGCCGAGCCGGTCGCGCAGATCCCGCAGCAGCTCGAGGATCTCGGCCTGCACGGTGACGTCGAGC
This window encodes:
- a CDS encoding sulfite exporter TauE/SafE family protein gives rise to the protein MGTLAMTSLAAAAGVVAQRLSGMGLSLLCVPFLALTLGPLDAVRLTLLLGFPVYLAVAITHWRAIRWAQVAWLTVPAVVFTPIVALVVRDAPARPLLLAAGGCCVLAVGVLASGVTSGRLAGRTGAVGAGVLSAAMNTVAGLSGPAVAVYGASAGWGADETRGTLSIYFFLLGLVALPSLGWVEVPVSVLLAVAGAALAGDLLGRALSRRVGERSVRWSVLLLSAAGGALTLAHAV
- the ald gene encoding alanine dehydrogenase → MKIGVPREVKNHEYRVAVTPAGVHEFTSAGHEVFVERGAGEGSSIRDEDYAAAGAKVLDSADDVWATGELVLKVKEPVAEEYHRLRRDQLLFTYLHLAASEPCTRALLNAGTTSVAYETVQLPNGSLPLLFPMSEVAGRLAPQVGAQTLMRANGGRGVLIGGVSGVAPARVVVLGAGVAGMNAVAGAAGTWADVVLFDKNVDKLRAADRMYQGRIRTAAANAYSIEEAVLEADLVIGAVLVPGAKAPSLVSNELVSRMKQGSVLVDISVDQGGCFEDTRPTTHAEPTFAVHGSVFYCVANMPGAVPHTSTYALTNVTLPYALELANHGLSGAVARCPELRGGVSTVDGRLTSAPVGEALGIDSVAFG
- a CDS encoding ABC transporter ATP-binding protein; this translates as MTGASPSGGQAAPDGEADLLVLRDVSVSFGQTRAARSVSWTVRAGEVVAVVGESGSGKSVTALSLLGLLPPEAEVSGRALLSGRDLYTLTPEELRAVRGDEIGMVFQEPMSALNPVFPVGEQLIEAIRTHRDLTPKAARRRAIELLGLVGLPAPEQRFRSYPHELSGGQLQRIVIAMAVANEPKLLIADEPTTALDVTVQAEILELLRDLRDRLGMAILLITHDMGVVADLADRVVVMYDGQVVEQDDVEAVFSAPREDYTRRLLGSVVSLGVAVTEGVERVLAAEPVASSGHHAAADHPATRSVPDVPAEAPLLVVEDLSVTYRGRFRAMAVRAADGVNLHVEPGEILGLVGESGSGKSTVAGAVTGLIPPTSGSVRIDGADIARAKGKSAKALRRRIGVVFQDPLSSLNPRMTVGDSVATPIRLHRTHRGSEVDDRVAGLFESVRLSPDLRGRYPHQLSGGQRQRVCVARALALDPDLLVADEPTSALDVTIQARILELLRTLQRDLGFACLFISHDLAVVEQLADRVAVMHRGHVVEQGPTKEVLTDPVHPYTHRLLSAAPVADPAAQRRRRETWRRLRVS
- a CDS encoding PLP-dependent aminotransferase family protein, translated to MPRTLIEIDRTSAEPLYRQVRRAIEHGIAIGTFDPAHRLPSSRELAAELSVSRNTINLAYQELVAEGFVESRERSGLFINAEMRPHCAVQERDTSPAIDWSARVRRYPDAGVPHIEKRPDWHTYPYPFLAGQVDVTAFPARSWTRCLRDALYRPHVFPSLQDSVGSDDPMLVDQICRQLLTARGIEADPSEVLITVGSQQGLDLLGRALLGPDSVVAMENPGYLDARHIFLRTGAGLRGVDVDQSGLRPPETLDGVDLLYLTPSHHHPTNATLSIGRRRRLLSLAASAGTVLVEDDYDSEFRYHGSPTPALKALDGTGDAIYLGTFSKFLSPGLRLGYLVGPRELVRELREIRRYVLRHPPGHLQRALALLIESGEYHRSLRRYRTKLMRKWEATCAAVTEHLPWVQTTYPPGGVSLWMTGPSELDCRALMERAERDGVLIEPGDIFFVGDDPPRNHFRIGFAAVPLRDIDPGIRLLGGACRDLLGG